From Toxorhynchites rutilus septentrionalis strain SRP chromosome 2, ASM2978413v1, whole genome shotgun sequence, a single genomic window includes:
- the LOC129770772 gene encoding polymerase delta-interacting protein 3-like, which produces MKIIQKKRAQITDARDKLVEIARNSGDARLRLLKRKGKLSTANGSPKKEPKTGGRPYRDSMDVDYDMEVDIRRPIGSLKRTVRNEMFTVPSTMPPLPTFSRNVRNSPPAQSFSASWGSDPFDCYEVHTSRPVIRKAPPPAPLPHFDDLPPTRGMARTRSPHPPHPMYAEDRPHLSSTMRARLERAPNPGESMRIFSKMTSDEHMSSSSRHHHHHHQHQQPLSPSSSPPITGYRIVVSNLHSTVTQNDIKELFEDIGDLLESRLVRPGVAEVIYRTLKDAKEAVDTYHNRQLDGQPMKCLLVKPRASNKPTAPAIVYSSSSRTLKPSSLTSSSASKKSHVEIDIDALHTVLFRRDH; this is translated from the coding sequence ATGAAGATCATCCAGAAGAAGCGTGCACAAATTACAGATGCTCGGGATAAATTAGTCGAGATCGCCAGGAATAGTGGAGATGCCAGGTTGAGATTACTGAAACGCAAGGGCAAATTGTCCACCGCGAATGGATCGCCCAAGAAAGAACCCAAAACTGGAGGGAGACCGTATCGTGATAGTATGGATGTTGATTATGACATGGAAGTGGACATTCGTCGTCCAATCGGGTCGCTTAAACGAACCGTTCGCAACGAAATGTTTACTGTGCCCAGCACAATGCCTCCTTTGCCAACTTTCAGTAGGAATGTCCGTAACTCGCCTCCTGCACAATCATTTTCAGCGTCATGGGGCAGTGATCCGTTCGATTGTTACGAAGTGCATACAAGTCGTCCTGTTATTCGAAAAGCACCTCCACCAGCGCCGCTTCCCCACTTCGACGACCTACCTCCTACACGCGGGATGGCACGAACGAGATCCCCTCATCCACCTCATCCCATGTATGCAGAGGATAGGCCCCATCTTTCGTCCACAATGCGAGCTCGATTGGAACGGGCGCCCAATCCCGGTGAATCGATGAGAATTTTCTCGAAAATGACTTCCGATGAACAtatgagtagcagcagcagacACCATCACCATCACCATCAACATCAACAGCCACTTTCTCCTTCGTCATCACCACCCATCACCGGCTACAGAATCGTTGTTAGTAATTTACACTCCACTGTAACACAGAACGACATTAAGGAGCTTTTTGAAGACATTGGCGATCTGCTCGAGTCACGTCTGGTGCGTCCAGGAGTAGCGGAGGTAATTTATCGAACTCTGAAAGATGCCAAAGAGGCCGTTGATACGTACCACAACAGACAGCTTGACGGCCAACCGATGAAATGTTTGCTTGTGAAGCCACGGGCATCGAATAAACCCACAGCGCCGGCCATCGTGTACTCGAGCTCTTCAAGAACCTTGAAACCCTCTTCACTCACATCATCGTCGGCGTCGAAGAAGTCACACGTTGAGATAGATATCGATGCTTTGCATACTGTGCTTTTCAGAAGAGATCACTAG